Proteins encoded by one window of Halosolutus amylolyticus:
- the alaS gene encoding alanine--tRNA ligase, protein MSELAEEYRLEYFEEEGFERKECPECGDHFWTRDHDRETCGEPPCAEYDFIGEPGFAEEYSLSEMREAFLSFFEEHGHERIDPYPVAANRWRDDVLLTQASIYDFQPLVTSGQTPPPANPLTVSQPCIRMQDIDNVGKTGRHTMAFEMMAHHAFNTREDVDEDEYAYHGEVYWKDRTVELCDELLAEMGADITEVTYIEDPWVGGGNAGPAIEVIYRGLELATLVFMCMEQDPDGEYELKDGNRYSYMDTYIVDTGYGLERWTWMSQGTPTVYEAIYPEMIGFLKENAAIEHTEAEAELVNRAARLSGQLDIDDVDDVEAARDDIAAQLDVSTDELRDLVEPLEDIYAIADHCRTLAYMLGDGIVPSNVGTGYLARMVLRRTKRLCDNVGVDAPLDELVDMQAERLEYENRDTIRDIVRTEVEKYRETLERGGRRVESLAEEYAKNGESIPTGELIELYDSHGIQPDMVAEIAEEAGADVDVPDDFYSLVAQRHDTPEGVETVTDEGDDRFADLPETEKLYYDDQQRTQFEAVVLDVFEREEGYDVVLDQTMFYPEGGGQPADTGTLSTDDVTVEVTDVQIEDGVILHRTDESPGKGEFVNGQVDGGRRRQLMRHHTATHIVIHAARQVLGEHVRQAGAQKGVDSSRIDLRHYERIDRADVKRIERLANGIVMDNTAVSQEWPDRHDAEAEHGFDLYQGGIPPGEQIRLIHVDEDVQACGGTHVARTGDIGAIKVLNTERVQDGVERITFAAGEAALEATQEKEDALYEAAEILDVAPEEVPDTAERFFEEWKARGKEIEDLKEQLAAARAGGGGDAEEVEVGETTAVVDRIDADMDELRATANAITGKGKIAVIGSGENGAQFVVSVPDGVGVNAGEVVGELAAKVGGGGGGPPDFAQGGGPNVEDLDAALEDAPDVLRQVQDA, encoded by the coding sequence ATGAGCGAACTGGCGGAGGAATACCGCCTCGAGTACTTCGAGGAGGAAGGATTCGAGCGCAAGGAGTGTCCCGAGTGTGGGGACCACTTCTGGACGCGCGACCACGACCGCGAGACCTGTGGTGAGCCGCCGTGCGCGGAGTACGACTTCATCGGCGAGCCCGGGTTCGCGGAGGAGTACAGCCTGTCGGAGATGCGGGAGGCGTTCCTCTCCTTTTTCGAGGAACACGGCCACGAACGGATCGATCCCTACCCCGTCGCGGCGAACCGCTGGCGGGACGACGTCCTGCTCACGCAGGCGTCGATCTACGACTTCCAGCCGCTCGTGACGAGCGGCCAGACGCCGCCGCCGGCGAACCCGCTGACGGTCTCCCAGCCCTGCATCCGGATGCAGGACATCGACAACGTCGGCAAGACGGGCCGACACACGATGGCGTTCGAGATGATGGCCCACCACGCGTTCAACACGCGCGAGGACGTCGACGAAGACGAGTACGCCTACCACGGCGAGGTGTACTGGAAGGACCGGACCGTCGAACTCTGCGACGAACTCCTCGCCGAGATGGGTGCGGACATCACCGAGGTCACCTACATCGAAGACCCGTGGGTCGGCGGCGGCAACGCCGGTCCCGCGATCGAGGTCATCTACCGGGGACTCGAACTCGCGACGCTGGTCTTCATGTGCATGGAGCAGGATCCCGACGGCGAGTACGAACTCAAGGACGGGAACCGCTACTCCTACATGGACACGTACATCGTCGATACGGGGTACGGTCTCGAACGCTGGACCTGGATGAGCCAGGGCACCCCGACGGTGTACGAGGCGATCTACCCCGAGATGATCGGGTTCCTGAAAGAGAACGCGGCGATCGAGCACACCGAGGCGGAGGCCGAACTCGTCAACCGCGCCGCCCGGCTGTCGGGCCAGCTCGACATCGACGACGTCGACGACGTCGAGGCCGCCCGGGACGACATCGCCGCGCAACTGGACGTTTCGACGGACGAACTCCGCGATCTGGTCGAACCGCTCGAGGACATCTACGCGATCGCGGACCACTGCCGCACGCTCGCGTACATGCTGGGCGACGGCATCGTTCCCTCGAACGTCGGCACCGGGTATCTCGCGCGGATGGTCCTCCGGCGCACGAAGCGCCTGTGTGACAACGTCGGCGTCGACGCCCCGCTGGACGAACTCGTCGATATGCAGGCCGAGCGCCTGGAGTACGAGAACCGCGACACCATCCGCGACATCGTCCGGACCGAGGTCGAGAAGTACCGCGAGACGCTCGAACGCGGCGGTCGCCGCGTCGAGAGCCTCGCCGAGGAGTACGCGAAGAACGGCGAGTCGATCCCGACCGGGGAACTGATCGAACTCTACGACTCCCACGGCATCCAGCCCGACATGGTCGCGGAAATCGCCGAGGAGGCGGGCGCGGACGTCGACGTCCCCGACGACTTCTACAGCCTCGTCGCCCAGCGCCACGACACGCCCGAGGGGGTCGAGACGGTAACCGACGAGGGCGACGATCGGTTCGCGGACCTCCCCGAAACCGAGAAACTCTACTACGACGACCAGCAGCGCACGCAGTTCGAGGCGGTCGTCCTGGACGTCTTCGAGCGCGAGGAGGGCTACGACGTCGTCCTCGACCAGACGATGTTCTACCCCGAGGGCGGTGGCCAGCCCGCCGACACCGGGACGCTCTCGACCGACGACGTCACCGTCGAGGTCACGGACGTCCAGATCGAGGACGGCGTGATCCTCCACCGGACCGACGAGAGCCCCGGCAAGGGCGAGTTCGTCAACGGGCAGGTCGACGGCGGCCGCCGTCGCCAGCTCATGCGCCACCACACGGCGACCCACATCGTCATCCACGCCGCGCGACAGGTGCTCGGCGAGCACGTCCGCCAGGCCGGTGCCCAGAAGGGCGTCGACTCCTCGCGGATCGACCTGCGCCACTACGAGCGGATCGATCGTGCGGACGTCAAGCGAATCGAACGCCTCGCCAACGGGATCGTGATGGACAACACGGCCGTCAGCCAGGAGTGGCCCGATCGCCACGACGCGGAGGCCGAACACGGCTTCGACCTCTACCAGGGCGGCATCCCGCCGGGCGAGCAGATCCGACTGATTCACGTCGACGAGGACGTCCAGGCCTGCGGTGGCACGCACGTCGCCCGGACCGGCGACATCGGCGCGATCAAGGTCCTGAACACCGAGCGCGTCCAGGACGGCGTCGAGCGGATCACCTTCGCGGCCGGTGAGGCCGCGCTCGAGGCAACCCAGGAGAAAGAAGACGCCCTCTACGAGGCCGCCGAGATCCTCGACGTCGCCCCCGAGGAGGTCCCCGACACCGCCGAGCGGTTCTTCGAGGAGTGGAAGGCACGAGGCAAGGAAATCGAGGACCTGAAGGAACAGCTCGCCGCGGCCCGCGCCGGCGGCGGTGGCGACGCCGAGGAGGTCGAGGTCGGCGAGACGACCGCGGTCGTCGACCGGATCGACGCGGACATGGACGAACTCCGCGCGACGGCCAACGCCATCACCGGGAAGGGGAAGATCGCCGTCATCGGTAGCGGGGAGAACGGCGCCCAGTTCGTCGTCTCGGTGCCCGACGGCGTCGGTGTCAACGCCGGCGAGGTCGTCGGCGAACTCGCCGCGAAGGTCGGCGGCGGCGGGGGCGGTCCGCCGGACTTCGCGCAGGGCGGCGGCCCCAACGTCGAGGACCTCGACGCCGCGCTCGAGGACGCCCCGGACGTGTTGCGGCAGGTCCAGGACGCGTAA
- the samp2 gene encoding ubiquitin-like small modifier protein SAMP2: MHVTVDVKGEDTHEFDLNAVATDADRGPTYADLLREVDLSPHEVSVLVDGRPVPEDQPVDHDHVTVLRLIKGG, encoded by the coding sequence ATGCACGTCACCGTCGACGTCAAGGGCGAGGACACCCACGAGTTCGACCTCAACGCGGTGGCGACCGACGCCGATCGGGGGCCGACCTACGCCGACCTGCTCCGCGAAGTCGACCTCAGCCCCCACGAGGTGAGCGTCCTCGTCGACGGCCGCCCCGTTCCCGAAGATCAACCGGTCGACCACGACCACGTCACCGTGTTGCGGCTGATCAAAGGCGGGTGA
- a CDS encoding redoxin domain-containing protein, whose protein sequence is METRPTGLGLRFPNVGPGPDPLSLVDLTAPVAPPDPTTVEAPDPAHEAIVVLLHRDHHAGNCRRQVRAVADRYDEFRERGTQVVSVVSEPRHRVREWQARYDLPYPICADPAAEAGEAFDQRVRHGTLGRTFDLLGRMPAAIVLDVRAPGDVAVLATHRGDSIWDRPRIDALLSDVAQRS, encoded by the coding sequence ATGGAGACGCGTCCCACGGGGCTTGGGCTTCGGTTCCCGAACGTCGGACCGGGTCCCGATCCGCTCTCGCTCGTCGACCTGACCGCACCCGTCGCACCGCCGGATCCGACGACGGTCGAGGCTCCCGATCCGGCACACGAGGCCATCGTCGTCCTGCTTCACCGGGACCACCACGCCGGGAACTGCCGCCGTCAGGTCCGGGCCGTCGCCGATCGGTACGACGAGTTCCGCGAACGGGGCACCCAGGTCGTCTCGGTCGTCTCGGAACCGCGCCACCGCGTCCGCGAGTGGCAGGCGCGCTACGACCTCCCGTACCCGATCTGTGCCGATCCGGCCGCCGAGGCGGGCGAGGCGTTCGACCAGCGCGTCCGACACGGGACGCTCGGCCGAACGTTCGACCTCCTGGGCCGAATGCCGGCCGCGATCGTCCTCGACGTCCGCGCTCCGGGTGACGTCGCCGTCCTCGCGACGCATCGCGGCGATTCGATCTGGGATCGGCCCCGAATCGACGCGCTGTTGAGCGACGTCGCCCAACGATCGTGA
- a CDS encoding replication factor C small subunit, whose product MSEADAEAAEPTPGKTEVWIEKYRPERLDEIKGHENIVPRLQRYVEQDDLPHLMFAGPAGTGKCVTGETPVLTNEGVAPISTVVGDVDGFDTPDDDLEILTYDSDGSFEYVAPSHLFSKVATDLVSIETRDGNEFTVTPEHKLLVADESGLTWRQAETISGGERIVRPLETPVLDDDSSLSLDWLSSMDGDRTFVTVSESFARRHEIPAEENYVRQKKTVIGCLRRGYSIDEIVSEYDISRKTATDYARTVSIDLEEPSTTCSLAYLRSLDAEESELQSHVESVQYVTSYNNRSSPISPPWQLTPDLARFVGLAISEARIDNGRIKFYNTDDALRESFERIARELFDVETTRGVQKDVPYVELRTKSLHHFLESCFDVFGDSPESGIGSTLVHAPDDVRAAFLQAVFDSEAYVADQGTIELTQKDESLITLCSYLLASFGIPTRRKHVEKRATNGSGSKQVYHTLYVSGVSALSRFEDAIGFTIDYKRDRLADATAGSGNPNYDTMPAQTAVDYLCRTLALKKKPLVTDSLDPKNPGRESYLEDVDRVLETAADRLEAAQRVKREIEQVRSDIRSVSAVPAAWVGQRDALEPLEVRKEVEATTGIRTDRLLEYADGRRSPTGSRARRLLATLESHTEMPETDSIQESFRDAIDALGVSDNRIADGTELLGSDVRNLVENDDHDLASLPRFETVADRILDVADEMCSMEVVEGLVALDRLSRETLYFDRVTDVERMEDERRVYDLTVPGTRNYVAGDVPTVMHNTTAAQAIAREVYDDDWRENFLELNASDQRGIDVVRDRIKDFARSSFGGYDHRIIFLDEADALTSDAQSALRRTMEQFSNNTRFILSCNYSSQIIDPIQSRCAVFRFTELSGDAVEAQVREIAETEGIEVTDDGVDALVYAADGDMRKAINALQAAAVMGETVDEETVFALTSTARPEEVEEMVEHAIDGDFTAARAALEDLLTDRGLAGGDVIDQLHRSAWEFDVPERATVRLLERLGEVDYRITEGANERLQLEALLASLALEDE is encoded by the coding sequence ATGAGCGAGGCCGACGCCGAGGCGGCGGAGCCGACACCCGGCAAGACCGAGGTCTGGATCGAGAAGTACCGGCCGGAACGGCTCGACGAGATCAAGGGCCACGAGAACATCGTCCCGCGACTCCAGCGATACGTCGAGCAGGACGACCTGCCCCACCTCATGTTCGCGGGGCCGGCAGGTACTGGAAAGTGTGTTACGGGCGAGACTCCAGTGCTGACGAACGAGGGAGTCGCCCCCATTTCCACCGTCGTCGGCGACGTCGACGGATTCGACACCCCGGACGACGACCTCGAGATACTGACGTACGACAGCGATGGCTCGTTCGAGTACGTCGCCCCGTCACACCTTTTCTCCAAGGTTGCGACCGATCTCGTTTCGATCGAGACGCGTGACGGGAACGAGTTCACGGTCACACCGGAACACAAACTCCTCGTCGCGGACGAGAGCGGACTCACGTGGCGGCAGGCTGAAACGATTTCCGGTGGGGAACGTATCGTTCGCCCACTTGAAACTCCAGTTCTTGACGATGACTCGTCTCTATCGCTCGACTGGCTCTCGTCGATGGACGGCGACCGAACGTTCGTTACCGTATCGGAGTCGTTCGCCCGCCGACACGAGATCCCTGCAGAAGAAAACTACGTACGACAGAAAAAGACGGTGATCGGCTGTCTCCGTCGCGGCTACTCGATCGACGAGATCGTCTCCGAGTACGATATCTCTCGCAAAACTGCGACTGATTACGCACGTACGGTGTCGATCGATCTCGAGGAACCGTCGACGACCTGTTCACTGGCGTACCTTCGATCGCTCGACGCCGAGGAATCGGAACTGCAATCTCACGTCGAGTCCGTTCAGTACGTGACGTCGTACAACAACCGATCCAGCCCAATTTCGCCGCCGTGGCAACTCACGCCGGATCTGGCCCGGTTCGTCGGACTCGCGATCAGCGAAGCGCGGATCGACAACGGCCGAATCAAATTCTACAACACCGACGATGCACTTCGCGAGTCGTTCGAGCGGATCGCCCGAGAATTGTTCGACGTCGAAACTACCCGTGGCGTACAAAAAGACGTGCCGTACGTCGAACTCCGAACAAAATCACTCCACCACTTCCTCGAGTCCTGCTTCGACGTCTTCGGTGATTCACCGGAATCGGGTATCGGTTCGACTCTCGTTCACGCTCCGGACGACGTGCGAGCGGCGTTCCTGCAGGCCGTTTTCGATTCGGAGGCATACGTTGCGGATCAGGGAACGATCGAACTGACGCAGAAAGACGAATCGCTGATCACGCTCTGTTCGTATCTGCTCGCTTCCTTTGGGATTCCGACGCGACGGAAACACGTTGAGAAGCGAGCGACGAACGGCTCCGGATCGAAACAGGTGTACCACACGCTGTATGTCTCCGGTGTCTCGGCACTCTCGCGTTTCGAGGACGCAATCGGATTCACCATCGACTATAAGCGCGATCGGCTTGCCGACGCGACGGCGGGTTCCGGGAATCCGAATTACGACACGATGCCCGCACAGACGGCGGTCGACTACCTGTGCCGGACGCTCGCACTGAAAAAGAAGCCGCTGGTAACCGACAGTCTGGACCCCAAAAACCCCGGCCGCGAGTCCTACCTCGAGGACGTCGACCGCGTTCTCGAGACGGCGGCCGACCGTCTCGAGGCGGCACAGCGTGTCAAGCGAGAAATAGAGCAGGTCCGGTCCGACATTCGTTCCGTGAGTGCTGTTCCGGCGGCATGGGTCGGCCAGCGTGACGCGCTGGAACCGCTTGAGGTACGAAAGGAGGTCGAAGCAACGACCGGTATCCGGACGGATCGCTTGCTAGAATACGCCGATGGGAGGCGATCTCCAACCGGGAGCCGCGCGAGAAGGTTGCTCGCCACGCTCGAATCGCATACCGAAATGCCGGAGACCGATTCAATCCAGGAATCGTTCCGGGATGCGATCGACGCACTCGGTGTCTCGGACAATCGAATCGCGGACGGAACGGAGCTGCTCGGCAGCGACGTCCGAAACCTCGTCGAGAACGACGATCACGATCTGGCGTCGCTGCCGCGGTTCGAGACCGTCGCCGATCGGATTCTCGATGTAGCCGACGAGATGTGTTCGATGGAAGTCGTCGAAGGACTGGTCGCACTCGATCGACTTTCGCGGGAGACCCTCTACTTCGATCGCGTGACGGACGTGGAACGCATGGAGGACGAGCGTCGCGTCTACGACCTCACGGTGCCTGGAACGCGGAACTACGTTGCGGGTGACGTACCGACGGTCATGCACAACACGACCGCAGCGCAAGCGATCGCCCGCGAGGTCTACGACGACGACTGGCGCGAGAACTTCCTCGAACTCAACGCCTCCGACCAGCGCGGGATCGACGTCGTCCGCGATCGGATCAAGGACTTCGCCCGATCCTCCTTCGGCGGCTACGACCACCGGATCATCTTCCTGGACGAGGCCGACGCGCTGACCAGCGACGCCCAGTCCGCGCTCCGCCGGACGATGGAGCAGTTCTCGAACAACACCCGGTTCATCCTCTCGTGTAACTACTCGAGCCAGATCATCGACCCCATCCAGTCGCGCTGTGCCGTCTTCCGTTTTACCGAACTCTCGGGAGACGCGGTCGAGGCCCAGGTTCGCGAGATCGCCGAAACCGAGGGGATCGAGGTGACCGACGACGGCGTCGACGCGCTGGTCTACGCGGCCGACGGCGACATGCGAAAGGCGATCAACGCCCTGCAGGCCGCCGCGGTGATGGGCGAGACCGTCGACGAGGAGACCGTCTTCGCGCTCACCTCGACCGCTCGGCCCGAGGAGGTCGAGGAGATGGTCGAGCACGCCATCGACGGTGACTTCACGGCCGCCCGCGCGGCGCTCGAGGACCTCCTGACAGATCGCGGCCTCGCCGGCGGGGACGTGATCGACCAGCTTCACCGCTCCGCGTGGGAGTTCGACGTTCCCGAGCGGGCGACAGTGCGACTGCTCGAGCGGCTCGGCGAGGTGGACTACCGCATTACGGAGGGCGCGAACGAGCGCCTGCAACTCGAGGCGCTGCTCGCGTCGCTGGCGCTCGAAGACGAATAA
- a CDS encoding ATP-binding protein, whose translation MSQIVLYVAATESDAVSGAAALERAAAGLSVAPAVSIETVRDRAPRADCVVFAETPTTADGSHLRDVIDACDATPLVLYTEPEYAPTTARATDGIAGYVRRDGDCSVAHLADEVRWTCHAPERGTERFPIPIGPADPPADPDAHGSEPADSDDTPSTEPDDTGDDPDGLDVDGWLATLVEAVPDPAVRYGVPESDSDPESDADPDAVVRDVNTAFEDVFGVDRAALVGTRLADHDVLETVTIDAASPAEPRSDDVPLRVVDRWETTDGRRTVLVTAVALDRGDESSGGLATFRDVTDRNRRKRELAAQQKRLEKFERIVEGTLRDLLNVAQAYLMVAQETDDPDHFAEVETAHDRLDEWIDTLSTLARRRDVITTVEPVALHDITRRALARLDGEADLNLHLEDDRLLEADKERLTDVLEHLFRTADPDAGSGATASSDSDASGPITIRVGTCSDGFFVADDGAPVPEAQREGLLEPDSETDDRRGYALAIVRRIAEAHGWTVAIDESEAGGTRVEFTGAAVDATDVFPDSLQEPAIDREDDR comes from the coding sequence ATGAGCCAGATCGTCCTGTACGTCGCTGCGACCGAGTCCGACGCCGTCTCGGGGGCCGCCGCCCTCGAGCGAGCCGCTGCCGGCCTCTCCGTAGCACCGGCCGTCTCGATCGAGACGGTCCGCGACCGAGCGCCGCGGGCCGACTGCGTCGTCTTCGCCGAGACGCCGACGACCGCGGACGGGTCCCACCTGCGCGACGTGATCGACGCCTGCGACGCGACGCCGCTCGTCCTCTACACCGAGCCGGAGTACGCGCCGACGACCGCGCGGGCGACCGACGGCATCGCGGGCTACGTCCGTCGCGACGGCGATTGCTCCGTGGCCCACCTCGCCGACGAGGTTCGCTGGACCTGTCACGCACCGGAGCGGGGAACGGAACGGTTCCCGATCCCGATCGGGCCGGCCGATCCGCCAGCCGATCCCGACGCCCACGGGAGCGAACCGGCCGATTCCGACGACACGCCGTCGACCGAACCGGACGACACCGGGGACGACCCCGACGGACTCGACGTGGACGGCTGGCTCGCGACGCTCGTCGAGGCCGTCCCGGATCCCGCCGTCCGGTACGGGGTTCCGGAGTCCGACTCGGACCCGGAGTCGGACGCCGACCCCGACGCCGTCGTTCGAGACGTCAACACGGCCTTCGAGGACGTCTTCGGGGTCGATCGCGCGGCGCTCGTCGGCACGCGCCTCGCGGATCACGACGTGCTCGAGACCGTGACGATCGACGCGGCGTCGCCCGCCGAACCCCGATCGGACGACGTCCCGCTCCGCGTCGTCGACCGCTGGGAGACCACGGACGGTCGCCGGACCGTCCTCGTCACCGCCGTCGCGCTCGATCGTGGCGACGAGTCGAGCGGCGGACTGGCGACGTTCAGGGACGTCACCGATCGCAATCGACGCAAGCGCGAACTCGCCGCCCAGCAGAAGCGACTCGAGAAGTTCGAGCGGATCGTCGAGGGAACGCTTCGCGACCTGCTCAACGTAGCGCAGGCCTACCTCATGGTCGCACAGGAGACGGACGATCCGGACCACTTCGCGGAGGTCGAGACGGCCCACGATCGACTCGACGAGTGGATCGACACGCTGTCGACCCTCGCCCGACGACGGGACGTGATCACCACCGTCGAACCCGTCGCCCTGCACGACATCACCCGCCGCGCGCTGGCGCGACTGGACGGGGAAGCCGACCTGAACCTCCACCTCGAGGACGATCGGCTGCTCGAGGCGGACAAGGAACGGCTGACGGACGTTCTCGAGCACCTGTTCCGGACCGCCGACCCGGACGCCGGGTCCGGGGCCACCGCTTCCAGCGACTCCGACGCCTCCGGGCCGATCACGATCCGCGTCGGCACGTGTTCGGACGGGTTCTTCGTCGCCGACGACGGCGCGCCCGTTCCGGAAGCGCAGCGCGAGGGACTCCTCGAGCCGGATTCCGAGACGGACGATCGACGGGGCTACGCCCTCGCGATCGTGCGACGAATCGCCGAGGCCCACGGCTGGACGGTGGCGATCGACGAGAGCGAGGCGGGCGGCACGCGCGTCGAGTTCACCGGCGCAGCAGTCGACGCGACCGACGTCTTTCCCGATTCGCTCCAGGAGCCGGCGATCGATCGGGAGGACGATCGGTGA
- a CDS encoding alpha/beta fold hydrolase: protein MPTATNGSVSLYYDRQGSGDSVVFVPEAGLGGWQWGWQHAAVAGPCEAVVWDLRGTGRSDAPPGPYTMETLADDLEAVLAECEIRNAHVVGCGLGGAVALAAARTSGRVETLTLFGTAARGDAYDLDPLFAPPADREALRDSLAAGLSEDFRAAQPDVCDGIVDWRADGDATREGWDAQVAALEGFDATDWLVEVTQPTLVCHGTGDDLVPPDAGRDLARGLPRGEFVALDGAGHLAFVERSRTVNDRLLGFLEAHGDE, encoded by the coding sequence ATGCCTACTGCGACGAACGGCTCCGTCTCGTTGTACTACGATCGCCAGGGGAGCGGCGACTCCGTCGTCTTCGTTCCCGAGGCTGGCCTCGGCGGCTGGCAGTGGGGGTGGCAACACGCCGCCGTCGCCGGCCCCTGTGAGGCCGTCGTCTGGGACCTCCGGGGGACGGGCCGATCGGACGCGCCGCCGGGCCCGTACACGATGGAAACGCTGGCGGACGACCTCGAGGCGGTCCTCGCCGAGTGCGAGATCCGGAACGCACACGTGGTCGGCTGCGGTCTCGGCGGGGCCGTCGCGCTCGCGGCGGCCCGGACCTCGGGTCGGGTCGAGACGCTGACCCTGTTCGGGACCGCAGCCCGCGGCGACGCGTACGACCTCGACCCGCTGTTCGCCCCGCCGGCCGATCGGGAGGCGCTTCGTGACTCGCTCGCGGCGGGCCTCTCCGAGGACTTTCGCGCCGCGCAGCCGGACGTCTGCGACGGCATCGTCGACTGGCGGGCCGACGGCGACGCGACCCGCGAGGGCTGGGACGCGCAGGTCGCCGCCCTCGAGGGCTTCGACGCGACCGACTGGCTCGTCGAGGTGACTCAGCCGACGCTCGTGTGTCACGGGACCGGCGACGACCTCGTCCCTCCCGACGCCGGCCGTGACCTCGCGCGGGGCCTCCCGCGCGGCGAGTTCGTCGCCCTCGACGGGGCCGGTCACCTGGCGTTCGTCGAGCGATCGCGGACGGTCAACGATCGGTTGCTGGGCTTTCTCGAGGCCCACGGCGACGAGTGA
- a CDS encoding bactofilin family protein → MDRTSFSWTRVLVVAVLVVVLIGTLPIVSVAQSSERTGGTIVVEEGETVDEIEAFAGNVIVRGTVTGDVSAFAGNVHIEGDVGGNVEAVAGNVEISGTVDGDVSGAGGNLVLAEGATIGGSLEAGAGTVEIDGTIEGDAAIGAETIRLGENAAIEGDLRYGGTLEGNTDAVAGTIMEDSRIGVGIEPTLQPITGWLFAAYAFVMNLLLGAVLLALFPRFSADVARRVATDPVRTGLAGLGVLVGIPILLIAIAITIVGIPVSIVGSLLFGLLVWIGVVYGRFAVAAWLLAAVDVGNRWLALVVGLLGGAILGLIPVLGDLINFVILLLGLGALTIGLYARRRQSRETPTAAQTGGPAAE, encoded by the coding sequence ATGGATCGCACGTCATTTTCGTGGACCCGGGTGCTCGTCGTGGCCGTCCTCGTCGTCGTACTCATCGGAACGCTGCCGATCGTGTCCGTCGCCCAGTCGAGCGAGCGAACCGGCGGCACGATCGTCGTCGAAGAGGGCGAGACGGTCGACGAGATCGAAGCCTTCGCCGGGAACGTGATCGTCCGCGGCACCGTCACCGGCGACGTGAGCGCCTTCGCCGGGAACGTTCACATCGAGGGGGACGTCGGCGGCAACGTCGAAGCCGTGGCCGGCAACGTCGAGATCAGCGGCACCGTCGACGGCGACGTCAGCGGGGCGGGCGGGAACCTCGTCCTCGCCGAGGGCGCGACGATCGGCGGCTCGCTCGAGGCGGGCGCCGGAACCGTCGAGATCGACGGCACGATCGAGGGCGACGCCGCGATCGGCGCGGAGACGATCCGGCTCGGCGAGAACGCCGCGATCGAGGGCGACCTCCGGTACGGCGGGACGCTCGAGGGGAACACCGACGCGGTCGCGGGCACGATCATGGAGGATTCGCGGATCGGGGTCGGAATCGAACCGACGCTCCAGCCGATCACCGGGTGGCTCTTCGCGGCCTACGCGTTCGTCATGAACCTCCTGCTCGGCGCGGTCCTGCTCGCGCTGTTCCCCCGGTTCTCCGCCGACGTCGCCCGTCGGGTCGCGACCGATCCGGTCAGGACCGGCCTCGCGGGCCTCGGCGTGCTCGTCGGGATCCCCATCCTGCTGATCGCGATCGCGATCACGATCGTCGGGATCCCCGTCAGTATCGTCGGCAGCCTGCTGTTCGGACTCCTGGTGTGGATCGGCGTCGTCTACGGCCGGTTCGCCGTCGCCGCGTGGCTCCTCGCCGCCGTCGACGTCGGGAACCGCTGGCTCGCGCTCGTCGTCGGCCTGCTCGGCGGCGCGATCCTCGGGCTAATTCCCGTTCTCGGCGATCTCATCAACTTCGTGATCCTCCTGCTGGGCCTCGGCGCGCTCACGATCGGACTCTACGCGCGCCGCCGACAGAGCCGCGAGACCCCGACGGCGGCCCAGACCGGGGGCCCCGCCGCGGAATAG
- a CDS encoding nuclear transport factor 2 family protein, with protein MSSTEAVLEHHLDAFENQDLEAVMADYTDESTVVTSMGTFRGRDEIEGLFTNLFDEFDDPDASITMDETIVEDEFAYIIWHAETPENVYQFATDTFHVPDDTIAFQTFAGKISPKE; from the coding sequence ATGAGTTCGACAGAAGCCGTTCTCGAGCATCACCTCGATGCGTTCGAGAACCAGGATCTGGAGGCCGTCATGGCCGACTACACGGACGAATCGACCGTCGTCACCAGCATGGGGACCTTCCGCGGGCGCGACGAGATCGAGGGGCTGTTCACGAACCTGTTCGACGAGTTCGACGATCCCGACGCCTCGATCACGATGGACGAGACGATCGTCGAGGACGAGTTCGCCTACATCATCTGGCACGCCGAGACGCCCGAAAACGTCTACCAGTTCGCAACCGACACGTTCCACGTTCCCGACGACACGATCGCGTTCCAGACGTTTGCGGGGAAGATCTCGCCGAAGGAGTAA